In Kwoniella newhampshirensis strain CBS 13917 chromosome 4, whole genome shotgun sequence, one DNA window encodes the following:
- a CDS encoding glutamate 5-kinase, which translates to MSDKTRAPPMTIVIKLGTSSIVSPSYPFLPHLQLLSSIVEAVVTLRSQGHRVVLVSSGAIGVGLRRMGLRERGKGLQQKQALAAIGQGRLIALWDNLFSQLDQPIAQILLTRMDISDRTRYLNAQNTFSELLQMGVVPIVNENDTVSVSEIKFGDNDTLSAISSAIVHADYLFLLTDVECLYTDNPRNNPDAKPVRVVRDVEKVRRQVSTSTLGTSLGTGGMSTKLIAAELATAAGTTTVVMHSAKVADIFRVIEKGPGPSREVSETPNLEEGPLCTRFLRRETALKERKWWIAHGLHSAGTVVIDEGAYRAITRKESGGRLLPAGVVRVEGPFASHQGVRIVVRRKVRHNSDTGGKAGPSRRSIDDSIPSSPTPSTNTTNDNPSQLQHPHPTTLASPALRYLNTAQPDTPLIQPALSLSSSIASLDPLSRSVPASPAIHALTEKLGTAASLTQSQSHSVGDNAGGSTTDEWEEVEVGKGLAQYNSVEIDRIKGLKSAHIEKVLGYSESEHVVDSITIL; encoded by the exons ATGTCG GACAAAACAAGAGCTCCTCCCATGACCATTGTAATCAAGCTGG GAACATCGTCGATCGTCTCACCATCTTaccctttccttccacACCTCCAGttgctctcctccatcgtcGAAGCCGTCGTCACCCTCCGCTCACAAGGCCACCGggtcgtcctcgtctcctcgGGAGCTATCGGTGTCGGTCTTCGTCGAATGGGTTTACGAGAGCGGGGTAAAGGATTACAGCAGAAACAGGCGCTGGCGGCTATCGGTCAAGGAAGATTGATCGCTCTGTGGGACAATTTGTTCAGTCAGTTGGATCAGCCGATAGCGCAAATCctgttgacgaggatggatATCTCGGAT CGAACGAGATATCTCAATGCGCAAAACACTTTCTCTGAATTACTACAGATGGGTGTGGTGCCTATCGTCAATGAGAACGATACGGTGTCTGtgtcg GAAATAAAATTTGGAGATAATGATACCCTCTCAGCTATCTCATCCGCCATCGTACACGCAGATTACCTGTTCCTGCTCACCGATGTTGAGTGCTT ATATACGGACAATCCGAGGAACAATCCCGACGCGAAGCCTGTTAGAGTAGTGAGGGACGTTGAGAAAGTCAGacgacaag TATCGACATCCACTCTCGGAACGTCACTTGGAACAGGTGGAATGTCAACGAAACTGATCGCAGCAGAGCTGGCGACAGCAGCGGGTACAACGACGGTTGTGATGCATTCTGCGAAAGTCGCCGATATTTTCAGGGTTATCGAGAAAGGTCCAGGGCCAAGCAGAGAGGTTTCAGAGACGCCGAACTTGGAGGAGGGACCGTTGTGCACCAGGTTCTTGAGAAGGGAAACAGCATTGAAGGA ACGTAAATGGTGGATTGCTCATGGACTGCACTCGGCGGGCACGGTAGTTATTGACGAAGGTGCATATCGAGCTATCACTCGGAAGGAAAGCGGTGGTAGACTTCTTCCAGCCGGGGTCGTTCGAGTCGAAGGTCCGTTCGCTAGTCATCAAGGTGTTCGAATAGTCGTTCGTCGCAAAGTACGACATAACAGTGATACTGGAGGCAAAGCTGGACCGTCGCGTCGATCCATCGACGACTCCATCCCATCGAGTCCTACCCCGAGTACGAACACAACAAATGACAACCCGTCTCAATTACAGCATCCTCACCCGACGACTCTTGCCTCTCCCGCTCTCAGATATCTGAACACCGCCCAACCAGATACGCCGCTGATCCAACCTGCActctctctttcgtcaTCTATCGCTTCGCTAGATCCACTGAGCAGATCTGTCCCGGCCAGTCCCGCCATACATGCCCTTACAGAAAAGCTCGGAACCGCCGCGAGTCTGACTCAAAGCCAAAGTCATAGCGTTGGAGACAATGCCGGCGGATCAACCACAGATgaatgggaagaagtggaggtcggCAAAGGTTTGGCGCAGTACAACAGTGTGGAGATCGACAGGATAAAAGGGCTGAAAAG TGCGCATATCGAAAAGGTGCTGGGATACTCGGAGAGCGAGCATGTGGTAGACTCGATAACGATATTATGA